Below is a genomic region from Rhineura floridana isolate rRhiFlo1 chromosome 5, rRhiFlo1.hap2, whole genome shotgun sequence.
CAGGCGGCAGGTCAGCCAAGCTCCTGGAAGGGCAAAGGGGGGTTGCATAGAAGGGGGTGCTTTTAGAGAAAGGGGGCGGTGGACTAAAGGAACAGCTCCAGCTTCTGTCCACCTCCCCGCCCCCGCCCCTTCCCCGCAGAGAAGAGCAGCGCAGGGCAGCTGGACTCTGGAAAGACATGGCGTGAGGACAGATCTCGTGTCTTCCTCTCCCGCCCCATGACCCCCTTTGAAAAGAATGACAGACCTGTTTGATCTCAGCTGTAAAAGATCAAGTGCTGCGAAGCGCAACTACGAATCCGCTAAAGTATCGTTGGGCTGATATACCTGAGAGTCCCTGTTGCTCACTGTCAAGGACTGGAGGCGCATTGTCGCGCCGCAAGAACTGTACCTCGAAAGAGCGGGAGGAATGTTGTGATCGGCCTCACGGATGAGTCACCCCTTCACATAACAGCGCCCACCTGACGATAGGAATGCTTTAAGAGAGGCGAAAGGTTGGGTTCTTCCTCTGGTGTGTGTATGCCAGCGCAAGGCTATTTGTGTCTGTTGAGAGGGAAGTCCcgctgaattcaatgggtctgACTGCCCTAGGGTTGGAGCCAAAATGTATGCTGACCGATGAAGGCGGCATTCTAACTTGCCCATCCGAATGAGGAACTAGGTGTTGGTAGTAATTCTGTGTTACTGAAGGTGGAAAACGACAGGCCTGTGGCCTCTTGTATGTCAGAGACtcgcgatgctgggaacggagagttctgagcgagcttatgtgtgtgtttgaatctttgctaaagatcatacccaccctgcaaattagtcagacagagactttaagctttaaaataagaaagaactactttattctggaagacagtacatgcttgataggaaagagtcctatacctagctaactagctaagttggagctgcaaacactgagcccagtgcttgccctcatgctttggaggagagggagagacaaaggaatatgtctgctcccctctaaagagaaagaagtaagaaggagggaaagaactgagatcaacatcctttgcatatcagtctagcaggaaggaagacacagcaggagatcaaaggtatagcctagcaaccaagaggtctcctctctagctacccttttaaacccatgcagcctcaacccacaagttggagtagaaccacatatattccaacctTGTACGCACCTTCAAGGTGGGAACTTTGCCACCCTCTGTGCCACCTTCTTCTCCTAACACAGAGATTTCCTTATGTCATCTGACCAGAAACAGGGATACAAATGAACCTCATTTTTAACCTCTCTCTTTTTTGTGTACTCCCATCCCCATATtagcccatttaaaaaaaaatcgcatCTGACAACAGCCAGGAACAGGGGAAAGATGAAAGAAGCCGTTGATTATAGAACAAAAGAAAGACCAAAGCTAAATGCCCCCCCCACCACCAGATCTCCGGCTTCTGTTGCGTATGAATGGTGCCTGAGGAAGAGTCCTGTGTGAGTGGGAAGATTACCCAAACTCCCTAGTGCGCTATTGTAAGGtaaaaaggcgggatagaaatattttaaataaattaattaattaatagtagGAGGGCTATATCGTTTTTATATCTGTCCTTtaacaaccatgaagctcactgggtgaccttgggccagtcactgcctctcagcctcagaaggaggcaatgcgatcgacttgaaggcagtccatttccattttacaggcAACTGGCGTCGGGGGGCCTTTAAGTGGCTTGGGGAGGTGCGATGGCTTGACGTCACGAGGGAGCTGTCCAGCAACATGGATTCCTGAAAAACCGCAACGTCTAGTCAAACTCCTTTCCATACCAATAATTTGGCTTCTTGGTTACACTACAGTATGCATGAAGATGGTGAAGACGGCGAtgaagggaagaagaagaagaagaagaagaagaaggatttGTACAGCGTCAGCTATTTCAAAGAGTTTCACATGCATTATGTAGCAGTAAttctaacaaccctgtaagatgtCAGTATGATTATCCCCCATGCTATAGATGGGGGAGACTGAGGCTGACAGAGAGTGACTTGCCTGAGGCCACCTAAAGAGTTCGTGGCAAAGACTAGATCAACCCGGGGACTTCCTGATTTGtagttgacagtgcaatcctagtcatgtctactcagaaataaattccattgagttAAATGAGGTTTACTCTCAAGTACGTAGGTCTCGGCATATGCAGGCTCAGTCTCTTAGACTTTACCGTATATCATCTCTGTATACACTTTGTGCTAAATCTATTTAAGATGAATCATACCAGTGAGGTACAAAGCAACTGGGTTTTGAAAGGACCCGTCTGCCGAAAGAGCAAGCCCAAGTTATTGTCCTCTAAGAGTAATAATGACGTCCAGGTCTTCCTCTGAACACCCAAGAGTAATGTTTAGGACTGAATGTAGTGCTGAGAGGACAGAGATGTAGTATGACCTAAACCAACAAAAAGCACAAACTTCATCTCTAGTTGGGAAAAGAATacgaatttaataaataaatccaaggaCTTGCTTCTTCTGATCTTCCAGATACTGCCCGAATGCCAACTTCCGCTTTGTgcagtgtcacacacacacacaccgccacATAAGTATGCCAACGGTTTCTCTGCTCTGTTGTAAAATTTGCCCTacgtttaacttaaaaaaaaaaagcagaaaaggcTTTGCGCGTCCAACGTTACCCAACTGCAGTCAACATGAAGAGTCAGGGCAGGGGCTGCCGTGAAACTAATCGCGACTCAGATTCGGAGGCTCTCCCCGCCAAGCTTTTGATAGTTTTCAGTTCAGTGGGTATGGAATGCTAGGGGGAGGACAATCTAAGGTCGCAGTCCTCTGCACACTGACTTGGCaaaaagtcccattgagctcaatggggcttacttctgagtaggcatacacAGGATGGCGCCCATATTGTGTGGGAACTGGTTTGAAGAACACGCGTTCTTTGGCCTGAACACACATGCTCGGGAAGGCAGCGGATGTGTGTCTAAACTCTCAAGCACTTCCACCACAGTCGAAACCTCAGGTCTGTCTTCACCCTTCACACAGCACCCTTGCAACAATGAGAGCAAGGCGAACATTTTGACCGAGCCATTGTCCCCTGGCAAGTGTGCCCAGCAAGCTCCCTGGCTTCCCAGACCTCGCCAAGGGCCCTCGCCAAAGGGCCACAAACCCCGACGCTCCTCTTGAACGGCAGGCTGGAGGGTCCATCCCTCCTGACTCGGCCTGTTCAAAACCATCGATCTGAGACATCGTTCGTACTCTGAAGCTCTGGAGGCCAGGCACCTCAAGCCCGTACCGACCAGACGTCTCTAATAAGAGAACCATAATTAGCAATCATAGAGGAGAATCAGCAAGATAAATAATGCCCGTCCTCCCCCAGCCCTCCTGCACAACAGATCAGAATGTTTGAGCTCCCAGGACATACTTCACCGAGATAAATTTGAATTCAGGAACCCTACGGGACACATTCAAGAACGGAGACAGAAATTAATGAGCGCCAGAGCCGCTCTGGCTGCAGGAGAAAACAGGGGGAGGGCGCATGATGGAAAATGTGGGTTTTCGTGGCGGGCATGTGTGTACACAAATCTCGGCGCGTGGAACGTGCGGCTAACCCATCGGTTTTTGAGGAGgactccgggggggggggcttagatCTCTTGTTCGAACTCCCAGCCGCCaccggctgccctccaccttgtCAAATTATTTTACATAGCGTGATGAGTTATTGCTCAGAGGCAAGGCAAGTTTTACAGCCCGCGGTGGACTGCCTTTGACAGAAAGGGAGGAGGCGATTCTGACTGAGGTTGACCGAGCCCTTTTTCTCTTGGGATTCTCATCAAGGGGAGGCCCAGTTCAAAAGTCTGAATAACCAAGTAAGAAGTCCACCCCTTCAAAAATAACACTTCGGATCCTCTTATTCATTCCGGAGCATGACCGTCActctctgaatgccatttgcttAGAATCTAGCATTGAAGCGAAGGGACGGGGTAGTCTAAGCGATGCAGATCCCTCAGCCTCAGTTTTCCGTCCAGAACAATAGGGATAAGAGGGGCTTACCGCATAGGCTCGTTGTGAGGATGCATAAGGCCCTCACTCTATGCGCCTTAGAAACAGGGACCTCAGTGAATCAATCACGAGACAACTGTCGTTGAAGTGAAATTGGGGCGGGGAGTGGTGGCAAGGACAAGAGCCACCCTAAACAGACACTCGCGGACGTACATCCAATTCATTCCAGCTGAATGAGTTTCCAGGTAAGCTTTCTCCCGGCAGATCCCGAGgagcagacacccccccccacgcacacacaccccagttctGCTCTACATTAACCCTTTTCTTCATCAACCTTTACTCGAGCGAGCAGCTTGCCCTTTGCAAAAGTGCAAACACGCGCCTCCTTTCCGACTTCGGACTCTAGGCTGGATGCCACTACCTGGGCTGTTTGAGATCTGCCTCTGCGGCGCATCAAGCACCATCTGAGAGGAGGGAAAAGGGGAGGGCCAGGCTACAACGGGACTCTCATTTAGGGGTGTCTCAGCACGCAGGTGGTGCCATGTGGGTCTGGAGGTCTATGGAGACCCATGGGGTTGGCTTCCTTCAGACAGCAAGAAAAGAAAGTCTTCTAGATCATTCCAAATAGGGATCTGTTCGTTGCCCAGAGCAGCCTGCGTTTGAGATGAAGGACTCAGCAAATGAAAGTTATCTCCAGGTAAGGAGGAGGCAAGACCGGAGTCCGCAGCGCAGAGATCTTAGGAGAGGGCAAAGCTCAGGCACGTTCTCGCCAAAGGCACGTCCTCGCCAAAGGCACGAAAACTGCACAAAGCGACGAATGGCATCTTACAGAAATGCTGTAAAGTCCCACAACCTCATCGGCGGgatctttttaaagaaagaagcAGCGCTAACGACAATAATATCACTTGCCCCTGTGCAACGACTGCCCGACCCTACAAAGCCAGCTAAACCTAGACTCTTGGACTGAAGCTGATCGGGCTACCCGGATCCTCTCAGCCCATTGATTTGGAAGAAGAACCCCCCTACCCCGTCGACTTCTGTGAAAAGGAAAGATCTCAGTCTTACAgccaataaaacaaacaaacggtTAGTCAGCCTAACTAAAACCGTTCACTGGGAAGaacccctcccctctccattgCCGTTCATGGAACTTCCTTCCAAGAGGGTTTGTTTTAGGAGGGCTGGGGTGGGGATCGGGAATTTCGTTTTGTGGAACGAATTCGGCTTCACGTGAAGCTCTCCTTTACGACCAGCACTACTTTAATAAGACTCATACAACTATTGATAGCCGGCAGCGAGGATAACAGAGTGAAGAAGTACCTAATAACCGATTGCAATCACCACTAGGAACAGAAACAGCAACGATGAACCGATATGACTGGCAAATCGCCACAACCGCCACAACACCGCCACCACAACGCCGCACTTCTGCAAGAAGACTGCCACTGCTAACCAAGAGAAAAAGCAAAATATATCTCAACGCACTAACCCATCTCTCATCCACTGCATATCTACCCGCAGTGAGCTGCTTTGCCTCTTCTGGCGCTAGATAAAGACATGCTCCGTCGCAATGGATTATTTGGCCGAGCACATACGCACACAGGCGCGCGCGCAGTGCCtagatctctctcccccctccccgcgcACACATCGACACATCTGTCCGTGTGCCAGCGGCACACGTGTCGGAGCTCCAGGTGTAACAGCAGCTGTCTTGGCCTTTGTCACCAGAGCGGCGCCGCTTAGACGTGAGCAGGAAGATGCAACTGCGAGGGCGGGGGCGAGGGCggcggaggaggagggagtgcgcaggaaggaggtggagagagacCGGGCAAGTCTATCAAAACTGGAGTCGCGAGTTCTCGCGAGAGGGAGAGCCGGTCCGGGAGCCACGGGATGTGGGGCTCAGGTGTAAGCAGAGCGCATCTCCTGCCAGCCGTGGGTTAGAGCAGGCAGATAAGTCAGGCGGCGAGGCTTGGAGGGAGGCTCGGCGTGCGCGCTCCCGGGGAGCTCCAAGTACCAGTAGCCTCGGatgtgccgccgccgccgccgcctcctcctcctccttgagcTGCGGCGCTAGGAGAGCCCTTTTGCCCTGCACGCTTGTGGCGTCTTTTGTggatttctgtctgtctgtctgtctgtctctctctttttcatctttgtttgtttgtttgtttgtttgtggttaCCCGTCAAGCCGTCAAGATGATGTCCATGAACAGCAAGCAGCCCCACTTCGCCATGCACCCCACCCTCCCCGAGCACAAGTACCCGTCGCTGCACTCCAGCTCGGAAGCAATAAGGCGAGCGTGTCTCCCAACTCCGCCGGTAAGGAACCCGCCGCCAGCCGGGCTGCCTCCGATCCCCCCCCTCCTTTCCGCTTTCGCTCTCTCTTTCGGTGCTGCTGCGTGGGGTCCCCCAGTCTTGGATCCAGCCACGTCGcctccctctgccctcctccGCAGCTCCCCTTGCTGAGATCGtttaggggaaggggaaggggggttCGCTTGGCTTCTCTCCGGATCTCGGTCACTTTCCCTCCTCCCAAGTCCTAGTTGAGATTCGATCCCCCGAAAGGAATGCGCTCGCGTGTGTGACACGACCGGCCCCAGCTGAGAGTGACGGAGCCCAttttctccctcccacccaccctcgCTCGCTTGCTCGGGCACTTTTTGTCTCCCTCCTCGATCCCCCTGTGCCGTCGGCCCTTTTTCCTCCGTCTGGCTGCCTTGGATTCCCCCATCCTCGCCTTCTCCTCTGGCCATTGAAACTTCTTCGCGTTCCTTCTGCCGAACTGCCATCCTCTCCGCTCCGCTCCTCCGCccgccctccttccccatccctccttCTGATCTGTGGATTCGTCTCCtcgttctcccctcccctcaatttTGTCCCAACGCGACCCCTTCCTTCTCCgcttctctctctgccccccaaaATCCCACATTCCTCCGCTCTCCTGTCTTCCTTCTGCTCTTCACCTTCTTTGGCGGCCCTCTCCACCGCCTCGCTCGCGTCCTCCGCCGCTCTCCTCCCATCCCGCTCTCTCCCCTCTCATTgcctccttcctttcttttccacCTTTTCTTCGCACCCCCTTTCACTTCTTCTCTGCCCTCTTTCCATTCTACCCGGCCATCCCTCTCTCGGTTCTCTGAGAACCGCCTTGTTGTCGTCAATGTTGTTGTTTACTTTCGCGGTTCATTTGGCATCCTCGTTCCGTATttattttctccctccccccatataTTCCACCCGGTCTCTGTCTTCCTCCCcgttcccctttttctttttctctgctctcCGTTCTGACGCTATTTCTCCCGCTAATGGCCTTTCTctccattccttccttccttctttccttccttggcccgcttcccttcttcctctcctcccccgttTTTCTCTGTCGCTTGCAGCTGCAGAGCAACATCTTCGCCAGCCTGGATGAGACGCTGCTGGCGCGGGCAGAGGCTCTGGCGGCTGTGGACATCGCCGTCTCGCAAAGCAAGAGCCACCCCTTCAAGCCAGACGCCACCTATCACACCATGAACAGCGTGCCgtgcacctccacctccaccgTGCCGCTGggccatcaccaccatcaccaccaccaccaccaccaccaggcgcTGGAGCCCGGCGACCTCCTGGAGCACATCAGCTCGCCTTCGCTGGCGCTCATGACCGGCGGCGGGGGCCACGAGGGAGCGGGCGGCGGGGgcggaggaggcggaggaggcggcggcggcggcgggggccTGATCTCCACCTCTGCCCACCCGCACTCGCATATGCATGGCCTGGGGCACTTGGCGCATCCCGCGGCCGCGGCGGCCATGAACATGCCTTCGGGGCTGCCGCACCCGGGGCTGGTGGCGGCCCACCACGGCGGCGCGGCAGGGCAGGCGgccgcagcggcggcggcggcggtgggcGCGGCGGGCCTGGCCTCCATCTGCGACTCGGACACGGACCCGCGCGAGCTGGAGGCCTTCGCCGAGCGCTTCAAGCAGCGGCGCATCAAGCTTGGCGTGACGCAGGCCGACGTGGGCTCGGCGCTGGCCAACCTTAAGATCCCCGGCGTGGGCTCGCTGAGCCAGAGCACCATCTGCCGCTTCGAGTCGCTCACGCTGTCGCACAACAACATGATCGCGCTCAAGCCCATCCTGCAGGCCTGGCTGGAGGAGGCCGAGGGCGCCCAGCGCGAGAAAATGAACAAGCCCGAGCTTTTCAACGGGGGCGAGAAAAAGCGCAAGCGGACTTCCATCGCCGCGCCGGAGAAGCGCTCCCTCGAGGCGTATTTCGCCGTCCAGCCGCGGCCCTCCTCGGAGAAGATCGCGGCCATCGCCGAGAAATTGGACCTCAAAAAGAACGTGGTGCGGGTTTGGTTTTGCAACCAGAGACAGAAGCAAAAAAGGATGAAATTTTCCGCCACCtattaaaaaccaacaacaaacacaCACCCGAGAGAGTGAGAGATAGACTAAACAATAAGCGATCGCCTCTGCGATCCCACCCAAACAAAACCAACCTTTGACCTAGGCAAAACACTCGCACACGCAATCACATCCAAGTGATTCCCAAGCCCCTTGGagactggggagggagggggggagacttGGTTTCTCGCTTTTTTGTGTCGAAGCCTGGGGAGTGTTACGTGTTGAGAAAGGGGCTGAATTTGGGGAACCGACGGACTTCTCGTTTGGACCAGAGACGCATGGGGGGTGGGGATCGCTTGAGGACCAGGGACCAATGGAGCGGGAGGGAACAAATCAAACGAAAAGCGAGTCGCTTCAGAGAAACTGGAACCATTACGAAAATAAGCCCAACTTCTGTATGCGTATAAAAGGCGGGGGTGGCGGTGGCGGCCGAGAGAGTTCACTCACTTTTTGAGTATGACCCCTTGGGAAAGAGAGGACCAGCTGCAGCCTAAACACATCCACAAAGAAGTACTGCAGACAAACACGCACGCGCGCTCATACACACACGTACGAGCCCGAACGGAAGGATTTGTACAAAATCACCGATTGGAAGCGGGAGCGGGAAGATCGCAGAAAGCCaagcgcggggggggggggactggtgGTGATCGagcgttttgtttttgttttgtgtttttcctCTTAGTTTCGCCCGGCAtcattgtttctctccccccccaatcctttatacattttaaactgtttttctttAATGAAGAGAGCTGATGGGAATTACTCAGTGTTACTGGAAGGGGGCGGCTTTGAAAGAGGTAAGGAAGCCGAGCTTCGGTTAGGGGAAAAAGTTCCCCTGGATTTGGTTATGTTTGCCGTGAGGAGAGAAATGTGTCCAAAGAGCGTTAATGTTAGAAGCTACAAAATCCTCCCTGACCCTGAAAGGTGTTTCGTTTTGTTTTGCTCTCTGCTGGAAACTAACAGTATGCAAAACGTAAGTCCTAACCCTTCCCCACGTAGATATGCAGCAGAAAAATGATTTCACAAGACCATTCTGGTAGCTCGAGTTGAGCAGCGGCCCGTTAGAATGGACGTTTTAGCATCACCGCGACTCCGCCAGGCAATTTAGCTTCCTGCAGCCATGAAAAGTCCTGCCTTATTTTTATTCTGTAAGGCTGCAATAAGCCCCATCGGAGCTCAGTGAGATTCACTTCTGAGGAAGCGTGCACAGGTTTGCACTGCGAGAGGTTTCTTTTAACCGAGGAAGCGAGCCAAAATCATCttgtgaaattgacagaaattGACGACAATAGAATCTTgatgggtgttttgtttttaagaggtgGAGGAAAGcgcggggaggaggagggatt
It encodes:
- the POU4F1 gene encoding POU domain, class 4, transcription factor 1, with amino-acid sequence MMSMNSKQPHFAMHPTLPEHKYPSLHSSSEAIRRACLPTPPLQSNIFASLDETLLARAEALAAVDIAVSQSKSHPFKPDATYHTMNSVPCTSTSTVPLGHHHHHHHHHHHQALEPGDLLEHISSPSLALMTGGGGHEGAGGGGGGGGGGGGGGGGLISTSAHPHSHMHGLGHLAHPAAAAAMNMPSGLPHPGLVAAHHGGAAGQAAAAAAAAVGAAGLASICDSDTDPRELEAFAERFKQRRIKLGVTQADVGSALANLKIPGVGSLSQSTICRFESLTLSHNNMIALKPILQAWLEEAEGAQREKMNKPELFNGGEKKRKRTSIAAPEKRSLEAYFAVQPRPSSEKIAAIAEKLDLKKNVVRVWFCNQRQKQKRMKFSATY